A genomic region of Marinobacter sp. NP-4(2019) contains the following coding sequences:
- the miaB gene encoding tRNA (N6-isopentenyl adenosine(37)-C2)-methylthiotransferase MiaB, which translates to MAKKLYIKTHGCQMNEYDSARMADLLKTGETVEMTDTPDDADILLLNTCSIREKAQEKVFHQLGRWKGLKSKKPDLIIGVGGCVASQEGQAILDRAPYVDMVFGPQTLHRLPDMITEVRTKGNGVGVVDVSFPEIEKFDKLPEPGADGPSAFVSIMEGCSKYCTFCVVPYTRGEEVSRPADDVIAEVAHLASQGVREVNLLGQNVNAYRGETYDGDTMDLAELITLVAAIDGIDRIRYTTSHPVEFTDAMIEVYEQVPELVSHLHLPVQSGSDRILAAMKRGHTALEYKSKLRRLRKIRPDISFSSDFIIGFPGETEKDFEDTMKLINDIGFDMSFSFIYSARPGTPASDLPDDTPMEVKKQRLSILQDRLNQNVMDISRKMVGTTQRILVTGLSKKDPGEYAGRTENNRIVNFRHENPEVVGHFIDVEIVEAYPNSLRGVPTSSELY; encoded by the coding sequence ATGGCCAAGAAGCTGTACATCAAGACCCACGGCTGTCAGATGAACGAGTACGACTCTGCCCGCATGGCGGACCTGCTCAAGACCGGTGAAACCGTCGAAATGACGGACACACCCGATGACGCCGACATTCTGCTGCTGAACACCTGCTCTATTCGTGAAAAAGCGCAGGAGAAGGTGTTTCACCAGCTCGGTCGCTGGAAGGGCCTGAAGAGCAAAAAACCGGACCTGATCATCGGAGTCGGCGGCTGCGTCGCCAGCCAGGAAGGCCAGGCCATTCTGGATCGCGCACCATACGTGGATATGGTGTTTGGCCCACAAACCCTGCACCGCCTGCCAGACATGATCACCGAGGTCCGCACCAAGGGTAACGGCGTCGGCGTGGTGGACGTCAGCTTCCCGGAAATCGAGAAGTTCGACAAACTGCCTGAACCGGGAGCCGACGGACCCTCCGCGTTTGTGTCCATTATGGAAGGCTGCAGCAAGTACTGCACCTTCTGCGTGGTGCCCTACACCCGTGGCGAGGAAGTCAGCCGCCCGGCGGATGACGTGATTGCCGAGGTGGCGCATCTGGCCAGCCAGGGCGTACGCGAGGTGAACCTGCTGGGCCAGAACGTCAATGCTTACCGTGGCGAAACCTACGACGGCGACACCATGGATCTGGCAGAACTGATCACCCTGGTGGCCGCCATCGACGGTATCGACCGCATCCGCTATACCACCTCGCACCCGGTAGAGTTCACCGATGCGATGATCGAGGTCTATGAGCAGGTACCGGAACTGGTCAGCCATCTGCACCTGCCGGTTCAGAGCGGCTCGGACCGAATCCTGGCGGCCATGAAGCGTGGTCACACGGCGTTGGAGTACAAATCCAAACTCCGCCGTCTGCGTAAGATTCGCCCGGACATCAGTTTCTCGTCGGACTTCATTATCGGGTTCCCTGGCGAAACCGAGAAAGACTTCGAGGACACCATGAAGCTGATCAATGACATCGGCTTCGATATGTCCTTCAGTTTCATCTACAGCGCCCGGCCGGGTACTCCGGCGTCAGATTTGCCGGATGACACACCGATGGAGGTGAAGAAGCAGCGCCTGAGCATTCTGCAGGATCGGCTGAATCAGAATGTCATGGACATCAGTCGCAAGATGGTGGGTACGACTCAGCGGATTCTGGTAACGGGTTTGTCCAAGAAAGACCCGGGTGAGTATGCCGGGCGGACGGAGAACAACCGGATTGTGAATTTCCGGCATGAGAATCCGGAAGTGGTGGGGCACTTTATCGACGTCGAGATTGTTGAGGCTTATCCCAACTCGTTGCGCGGTGTGCCTACAAGCTCGGAGTTATACTAA
- the cysN gene encoding sulfate adenylyltransferase subunit CysN, translating to MSHQSDLIAEDIQAYLKQHENKELLRLLTCGSVDDGKSTLIGRLLHDTKMIYEDHMASLKTDSAKVGTTGEKLDLALLVDGLQAEREQGITIDVAYRYFSTDKRKFIIADTPGHEQYTRNMATGASTAQLAILMIDARHGVLTQTRRHSYIASLLGIRHIVVAINKMDLVDFSEERFNEIKDEYLAFAAKLGLKDIRFVPISALEGDNVVNRSENTPWFTGQPLMEILETVEVSRDKNLEHFRFPVQYVNRPNLDFRGFCGTIASGVIHPGDKVMALPSRRTSTVKEVVTFEGNVEEAYIDQAVTLTLNDEIDISRGDMLVKAEDEPEVGNRFNANIVWMTDAPLETGRLYDIKLGPTFTSGTVKTIHHQTDVNTLEQKTNPTALQLNEIGLCELTLSQPIAFDAYPRNHATGSFIVIDRLTNVTVGAGMIAGTASDVESLEPVSVEERARRLAQKPAIIACNGKQAPALALAVERALFDQGKTTVVLSEDNAGTAEDRRRTAQLLSAHGLIAVAVNLGSDVATATASADSDQDIPGAVNELVQDLVRHKRI from the coding sequence ATGTCACACCAGTCTGATCTGATCGCTGAAGATATTCAGGCCTACCTGAAGCAACACGAGAACAAGGAACTGCTGCGTCTACTGACCTGCGGCAGTGTCGACGATGGTAAAAGCACCCTGATCGGCCGCCTGCTCCATGACACCAAGATGATCTACGAAGATCATATGGCCAGCCTGAAAACCGACAGCGCCAAAGTGGGCACCACCGGTGAAAAGCTGGATCTGGCATTGCTGGTGGACGGCCTGCAGGCGGAGCGGGAACAAGGCATCACCATTGATGTGGCCTACCGCTATTTTTCCACCGACAAGCGCAAGTTTATCATCGCTGACACTCCGGGCCATGAGCAGTACACCCGCAATATGGCCACCGGTGCGTCCACGGCGCAGCTGGCAATCCTGATGATTGACGCCCGCCACGGCGTGCTGACCCAGACTCGCCGGCACTCTTACATTGCGTCCCTGCTGGGCATCCGTCACATCGTGGTGGCCATCAACAAGATGGACCTGGTGGATTTCAGTGAGGAGCGCTTCAACGAGATCAAGGACGAGTACCTGGCCTTTGCCGCCAAGCTCGGCCTGAAGGATATCCGCTTTGTGCCGATCTCGGCCCTGGAAGGCGACAACGTGGTCAACCGGAGTGAAAACACGCCCTGGTTCACCGGTCAGCCGTTGATGGAAATCCTCGAGACGGTGGAAGTCTCCCGTGACAAGAACCTGGAGCACTTCCGCTTCCCGGTTCAGTACGTCAACCGCCCCAACCTGGACTTCCGCGGTTTCTGCGGCACTATCGCCTCCGGTGTTATCCACCCCGGCGACAAGGTCATGGCTTTACCGTCCCGCCGCACCAGCACGGTCAAGGAGGTCGTCACCTTTGAAGGGAACGTTGAAGAAGCCTACATCGATCAGGCCGTCACCCTGACCCTGAATGATGAAATCGACATCAGCCGTGGCGACATGCTGGTCAAGGCGGAAGATGAGCCGGAGGTGGGCAACCGCTTTAACGCCAATATCGTGTGGATGACCGACGCCCCGCTGGAAACCGGGCGCCTGTATGACATCAAGCTGGGGCCGACCTTTACCTCTGGTACCGTGAAGACAATTCACCACCAGACTGACGTGAATACCCTGGAGCAGAAGACCAATCCAACAGCACTTCAGCTCAATGAGATCGGCCTCTGTGAACTGACACTGAGCCAGCCAATCGCGTTTGATGCCTATCCGCGTAACCATGCCACGGGCAGCTTCATCGTAATCGACAGGCTGACCAACGTGACTGTGGGCGCCGGTATGATCGCCGGTACGGCAAGTGATGTGGAGTCCCTCGAGCCGGTTAGCGTGGAAGAACGCGCCCGTCGCCTGGCCCAGAAGCCGGCCATTATTGCCTGTAACGGCAAGCAGGCGCCGGCACTGGCACTGGCGGTGGAACGCGCGCTGTTTGATCAGGGCAAGACCACGGTTGTGCTCAGCGAGGACAATGCCGGTACGGCTGAAGATCGCCGACGTACTGCCCAGCTGCTGTCCGCCCATGGACTGATTGCGGTTGCGGTTAACCTGGGTTCCGATGTCGCCACCGCTACGGCTTCCGCAGACAGCGACCAGGACATTCCTGGGGCGGTTAACGAGCTGGTACAGGATCTGGTTCGTCACAAGCGGATTTGA
- the ybeY gene encoding rRNA maturation RNase YbeY — protein MNRLTVDLQQVYDASGIPVAERLEQWAQCAWLGDTASEVTIRIVDSDESAELNGQYRGKNGPTNVLSFPFEAPAGITVPLVGDLIICAPVVEKEAKDQHKELEAHWAHMVVHGMLHLQGYDHIEDDDAEVMEALEVRLLQQLGYGNPYEPEEAEQDS, from the coding sequence GTGAACAGGCTAACAGTAGATCTGCAACAGGTTTATGACGCTTCCGGCATTCCGGTAGCAGAGAGGCTTGAGCAATGGGCGCAATGCGCCTGGCTCGGGGACACCGCGTCCGAGGTCACAATTCGTATTGTCGATAGCGATGAGAGCGCGGAACTCAATGGCCAGTACCGGGGCAAAAACGGGCCAACCAATGTGCTGTCCTTCCCATTTGAGGCCCCAGCGGGTATAACAGTTCCGTTGGTCGGAGATCTCATCATTTGTGCCCCGGTTGTTGAAAAAGAGGCCAAAGATCAGCATAAAGAACTTGAGGCCCATTGGGCACACATGGTTGTACATGGCATGCTTCATCTTCAGGGCTATGATCATATTGAAGATGATGATGCCGAGGTCATGGAAGCCCTCGAAGTCCGGCTGCTACAACAGCTTGGATATGGCAATCCTTACGAACCAGAGGAAGCGGAACAAGACTCATGA
- a CDS encoding substrate-binding periplasmic protein, whose product MKAPMLCLCIQAFANACRICLACSLLAWPTPLFSNEPPCLVVNGPTGDPALTQANFDWTKRLIQNLESRNIHCKVLNIDHWARANKMFRDGTADVLFPEIVGDPEQPGVTGRPIALTHGFVIFTRHKTGPLNHIDELAGLNVGTIRGRYYPEELRNISGIQIEPGNSLEQNMHKLALGRIDATIEYQSDGVKLLNRLGLRAMIHHGAEFGVQELAYRFHQSDQGMRLRHHFDEAAQELIDNGTYHQLFTGTTQRMVTD is encoded by the coding sequence ATGAAAGCGCCCATGTTGTGCTTATGCATTCAAGCCTTTGCCAACGCCTGCCGAATTTGTCTTGCATGCTCCCTGTTAGCCTGGCCAACCCCACTGTTCAGTAATGAGCCTCCCTGCCTGGTGGTGAATGGTCCGACAGGCGATCCGGCACTGACCCAAGCCAATTTTGATTGGACCAAGCGACTTATACAGAATCTGGAATCACGCAATATTCACTGCAAGGTGCTGAATATTGATCATTGGGCAAGAGCGAACAAGATGTTTCGGGATGGCACCGCTGATGTTCTGTTCCCTGAAATCGTGGGCGACCCGGAGCAACCCGGCGTAACTGGCAGACCCATTGCCTTGACCCACGGTTTTGTTATCTTCACCCGTCACAAGACCGGCCCACTTAATCATATTGACGAGCTGGCCGGCCTCAACGTCGGCACAATCCGGGGACGCTATTACCCCGAAGAACTGCGAAATATTTCCGGCATCCAGATCGAACCCGGCAACTCGCTGGAGCAGAACATGCATAAACTGGCTCTGGGGCGCATAGACGCCACCATTGAGTATCAGTCCGATGGTGTGAAACTTCTGAACCGCCTGGGGCTACGGGCCATGATTCATCACGGTGCGGAATTTGGCGTACAGGAACTGGCCTACCGGTTTCATCAGTCAGATCAGGGCATGCGCCTAAGACACCACTTCGACGAAGCTGCTCAGGAACTGATCGACAACGGCACCTATCACCAACTCTTTACCGGGACGACCCAGCGAATGGTCACCGACTGA
- a CDS encoding PhoH family protein, whose amino-acid sequence MKANDSRQFDLHPVDQHRLTTLCGQFDEHLKHIERRMRVKIGRRNHHFRVEGETEHVAAAVEVIRHLYRETEATDDISPDTVHLFIRETGFERLPEDVPYDGAVTVIKTPKLQAKPRGANQQKYVHNIRTHDINFGIGPAGTGKTWLAVACAVEALKDEQVKRILLVRPAVEAGEKLGFLPGDLAQKVDPYLRPLYDALYEMLGFDHVTRLIEKSVIEIAPLAFMRGRTLNNSFIILDESQNTTREQMKMFLTRIGFGSTAVITGDTTQVDLPRGENSGLIHAAGVLSKVSGIGFTRFEAKDVVRHPLVQRIVEAYDSFDDGSATGQ is encoded by the coding sequence TTGAAAGCCAACGATTCCAGACAATTTGACCTGCACCCCGTCGATCAGCACCGGCTGACCACCCTTTGTGGCCAGTTTGATGAGCATCTGAAGCACATTGAGCGGCGTATGCGGGTCAAGATCGGTCGCCGTAACCACCACTTCCGGGTGGAAGGCGAGACCGAGCATGTGGCGGCGGCCGTGGAGGTTATCCGGCACCTGTACCGGGAAACCGAAGCCACTGACGACATTTCTCCTGACACCGTGCACCTGTTCATTCGTGAAACCGGCTTCGAGCGGCTGCCTGAGGATGTTCCCTACGACGGCGCGGTGACCGTCATCAAGACGCCCAAGCTGCAGGCCAAGCCGCGCGGGGCCAACCAGCAGAAGTATGTGCACAACATCCGCACCCACGACATCAACTTCGGTATTGGCCCGGCCGGTACTGGTAAGACCTGGCTGGCGGTGGCCTGTGCGGTGGAAGCGTTGAAGGACGAGCAGGTAAAGCGCATCCTGCTGGTTCGTCCAGCGGTGGAAGCCGGTGAAAAGCTGGGCTTCCTGCCTGGAGATCTGGCGCAGAAAGTGGATCCATACCTGCGCCCGCTGTACGACGCCCTTTATGAAATGCTGGGCTTTGACCATGTCACCCGGCTGATTGAAAAGAGCGTGATCGAGATTGCGCCCCTTGCCTTTATGCGTGGCCGCACTCTGAATAATTCCTTCATCATCCTGGACGAAAGCCAGAACACCACCCGGGAGCAGATGAAGATGTTCCTGACCCGGATTGGTTTTGGCTCCACGGCGGTGATTACCGGTGACACCACCCAGGTCGATCTGCCTCGCGGCGAAAACTCCGGGCTGATTCATGCTGCCGGCGTGCTGAGCAAGGTTTCCGGCATTGGCTTTACACGATTTGAAGCAAAGGATGTGGTTCGTCATCCCCTGGTCCAACGCATAGTGGAAGCCTACGATTCCTTTGACGATGGGAGCGCCACCGGCCAGTGA
- a CDS encoding DUF2931 family protein codes for MRFIQTGIYNMMPMRITIPLLALLLFISGCATASKEEYWRIAIGAPKHYPIWVTNMHLEKSGVRSWKQPVGSVGCCWKGPLGPRGKGAQADPFPELVFLTWFSFAEQKYFAKLIKLTPDILEKMREKATVYTSEGSFEDVRHTLILGLAPGGTVVGWILNQRGNEIEVMRMQASEIDGDPAEFTVGTEQYLKEHGDYLKKHGLQLDKW; via the coding sequence GTGCGATTTATCCAAACAGGAATCTATAACATGATGCCAATGAGGATCACTATCCCATTACTGGCTTTGCTACTTTTTATATCAGGCTGTGCGACAGCGTCTAAGGAAGAATATTGGCGAATTGCAATCGGTGCCCCAAAACATTACCCGATATGGGTAACGAACATGCACTTGGAAAAGTCTGGTGTAAGGAGCTGGAAACAACCTGTTGGAAGTGTTGGGTGCTGCTGGAAAGGCCCCCTCGGCCCCCGAGGGAAAGGTGCTCAGGCCGATCCGTTTCCGGAACTCGTATTCTTAACGTGGTTTTCCTTTGCTGAGCAGAAATATTTCGCAAAGCTTATCAAGCTAACACCTGATATTCTGGAAAAAATGCGCGAAAAAGCAACTGTCTACACATCAGAAGGTAGCTTTGAGGATGTTCGTCATACGCTAATACTTGGGCTCGCTCCCGGCGGCACTGTTGTTGGCTGGATATTGAATCAACGCGGCAACGAAATAGAGGTGATGCGAATGCAGGCGTCTGAAATCGATGGCGATCCGGCAGAGTTCACGGTAGGAACCGAGCAATACTTGAAAGAACACGGCGACTACCTGAAAAAGCACGGCCTGCAACTGGATAAATGGTAG
- the trmH gene encoding tRNA (guanosine(18)-2'-O)-methyltransferase TrmH: MTPERLARIKQTLNTRQPDLSVLTDQVHKPRNLSAIIRSCDAFGLATMHTVWPKEGFRAFRKTAGGSYSWVTTHTHRTMEDAIGTLKGQGHKLYAAQLSDRAIDYRDADFTVPCTVIMGNEVDGVSANAAEQADEHIVIPMMGMVESLNVSAACAIILAEAQRQRKAAGLYDYRRLPDDEYNRLLFCWCQPTVKRYCDDRNLPYPPIDPDTGELIDGVGWMQGVRELRKNRPRWDDVPAVEESDQG, translated from the coding sequence ATGACCCCAGAACGCCTGGCCCGAATCAAACAAACCCTGAATACCCGCCAACCGGATCTCAGCGTCCTTACCGACCAGGTCCATAAACCCAGAAACCTGTCTGCCATCATCCGTTCCTGCGATGCCTTTGGGCTGGCCACCATGCACACCGTCTGGCCAAAGGAAGGCTTTCGTGCCTTCCGCAAGACTGCCGGTGGCAGCTACAGCTGGGTGACCACCCACACCCACCGCACCATGGAGGACGCGATCGGCACGTTGAAAGGTCAGGGCCATAAACTCTACGCCGCACAGTTGTCCGACCGTGCAATTGACTACCGCGACGCCGATTTCACGGTGCCCTGTACGGTGATCATGGGTAATGAAGTAGATGGTGTCAGTGCCAACGCCGCCGAGCAGGCGGACGAGCATATCGTGATTCCGATGATGGGTATGGTGGAGTCCCTGAACGTTTCCGCCGCCTGCGCCATCATCCTGGCCGAAGCCCAGCGCCAGCGAAAGGCGGCAGGGCTGTACGATTACCGGCGCTTGCCGGATGATGAATACAACAGATTGCTATTCTGCTGGTGCCAGCCAACCGTCAAACGCTACTGCGATGACCGCAACCTGCCGTATCCGCCGATAGATCCGGATACCGGCGAGCTGATTGATGGCGTCGGCTGGATGCAGGGCGTTCGCGAACTTCGCAAGAACCGCCCCCGTTGGGATGACGTCCCGGCTGTTGAGGAGTCGGATCAGGGTTGA
- a CDS encoding nucleoid-associated protein: protein MAIKQLRTLFASQYQPGQPARVRPGEALTEPGGDYEALHKQMKRLFNSKPGKKYGRFSDDIGESPFSSWLKDYLEDRQSFTSLTDRLFGQWQELLNGAQEEFEGHLMIVHEALADSEVVYLLILENDSAMRFDAKQTLDATDILSLSRLNLAARIELDDWRGDNPGENYLTLVHARGTGEGGDLFIKLCGFTNQVDVEKETVTFLDAVEAFAKTAEPEEAGKVRARAYEFCKEQHALGEPVAIEALSGYLDESQPERFKEFASQAAELPESGVLHPDHRKVKKLVRIAGSGGGMSVSFSSDLVNQAVYYDKDKDALTITRLPKALREQLQRYLEGRE, encoded by the coding sequence ATGGCCATCAAGCAGCTTCGTACTCTCTTTGCCAGCCAGTATCAGCCCGGACAACCGGCACGGGTTCGCCCGGGCGAAGCCCTGACCGAGCCGGGCGGCGACTACGAGGCCCTTCACAAGCAGATGAAGCGCCTGTTCAACAGCAAGCCCGGCAAGAAATACGGCCGCTTCTCCGATGATATCGGCGAAAGCCCCTTCAGCAGTTGGCTCAAGGATTACCTGGAGGACAGGCAATCCTTCACCTCCCTGACCGATCGCCTGTTCGGGCAGTGGCAGGAACTGCTGAACGGCGCCCAGGAGGAGTTCGAGGGGCACCTGATGATTGTCCACGAAGCCCTGGCTGACTCGGAAGTGGTGTACCTGCTGATCCTGGAAAACGACAGCGCCATGCGTTTTGACGCCAAACAGACGCTGGACGCTACCGACATCCTTAGTCTGTCCCGTCTGAACCTGGCGGCCCGCATCGAGCTGGACGACTGGCGTGGCGACAATCCCGGCGAGAATTACCTGACTCTGGTGCATGCACGCGGCACCGGCGAAGGCGGTGACCTGTTCATCAAGCTGTGTGGTTTCACCAATCAGGTCGACGTGGAAAAAGAAACCGTGACGTTTCTGGATGCGGTGGAAGCGTTCGCGAAGACTGCCGAGCCGGAAGAAGCCGGCAAAGTACGCGCCCGGGCCTATGAATTCTGCAAGGAACAACACGCCCTGGGCGAGCCTGTCGCCATCGAAGCCCTGTCCGGCTATCTCGATGAAAGCCAGCCAGAGCGCTTCAAGGAGTTTGCATCCCAGGCTGCAGAGCTTCCCGAAAGCGGGGTACTGCACCCGGACCACCGCAAGGTGAAGAAGCTGGTGCGCATCGCCGGTTCCGGCGGCGGTATGAGTGTGTCTTTCTCCTCGGATCTGGTGAACCAGGCGGTCTACTACGACAAGGACAAGGATGCATTGACCATAACCCGGCTGCCAAAGGCGCTTCGGGAGCAGTTGCAGCGCTATCTGGAGGGGCGGGAATAA
- a CDS encoding T6SS phospholipase effector Tle1-like catalytic domain-containing protein gives MQLKRSMDLTPYDIPRIECPFLAAFETRARIHAGQFSDQELRQLLRLQPYDRADLCELAANLVYTGEAFLVHGPLDEDPLSPVVAWLTNPQLPQGGEWQPTSPLPFSLDDPLQDLNAAQLTPQDIKRGPFFPGSGSPSPHPSTDSDESQPHPMQQASSATESSASVMATTIAGIKSAEDIEVQEEKEPEVHVEVGIFTDGTLNNAFNSQQLREITERQCSKALENGAASIDECEQLIALRADTSYSNAPTNIAKLWNVYPEGIEDTHDRRIYRYPVYVPGVGTKNGEDDRLLDAVTGLGQTGVITQVNKVFEELKRLLSMDIKNQKIKRLTVDLFEFSRGAAAARHASHEISKGSEGLLGKMLKEQKISWPDDVQIRFLGIFDTVAGIINVQSGDFFAHNERNDPVKLHVDSRNVGRVLHITASDEKRKNFALNSIRNSDGTLPGNFKELALPGAHSDIGGGYAEESIEDVQLTPEYQSPQTIISGRNRQRSGIPSRS, from the coding sequence ATGCAACTCAAGCGGTCAATGGATTTGACCCCCTACGATATTCCACGAATAGAATGCCCCTTCCTGGCGGCTTTCGAGACCCGCGCCAGAATCCACGCAGGACAATTCAGCGATCAGGAACTGCGCCAACTGCTCAGGCTGCAACCCTACGACCGGGCGGACCTCTGCGAGTTAGCGGCAAACCTGGTATACACAGGCGAAGCGTTTCTGGTCCACGGACCACTGGACGAAGACCCACTATCCCCGGTTGTCGCCTGGCTTACGAACCCGCAATTGCCGCAGGGCGGCGAATGGCAACCCACAAGCCCGCTGCCCTTTAGCCTTGATGACCCGCTACAGGACCTGAACGCAGCCCAACTAACGCCACAGGATATTAAACGCGGGCCATTCTTCCCGGGCTCCGGCTCGCCCTCACCTCACCCAAGCACAGACTCCGATGAGAGCCAGCCCCACCCAATGCAACAGGCTTCCTCTGCTACCGAATCATCGGCGTCGGTGATGGCCACGACTATCGCTGGTATCAAATCCGCAGAGGACATCGAGGTGCAGGAGGAGAAGGAGCCGGAAGTTCATGTTGAGGTGGGGATTTTTACGGATGGGACGTTGAATAATGCGTTTAACAGTCAGCAGTTGCGAGAAATAACAGAAAGACAGTGCTCAAAAGCGCTCGAAAATGGCGCTGCATCAATTGACGAATGCGAGCAGTTAATCGCATTAAGAGCTGATACAAGCTACTCAAATGCCCCCACCAACATCGCAAAGCTATGGAATGTATACCCAGAGGGGATTGAGGATACACATGACCGAAGAATCTATCGGTATCCAGTCTATGTCCCTGGTGTGGGAACCAAAAATGGAGAGGACGACCGATTACTTGATGCCGTCACGGGCCTCGGCCAGACCGGTGTCATCACACAAGTAAACAAGGTATTCGAAGAACTTAAGCGGCTCCTATCCATGGATATCAAGAATCAAAAAATCAAACGATTGACGGTCGATCTCTTCGAGTTCAGCAGAGGGGCCGCAGCGGCACGTCACGCTTCTCACGAAATATCCAAAGGAAGCGAAGGTCTTCTGGGGAAGATGCTCAAAGAGCAAAAAATCAGCTGGCCAGATGACGTCCAGATTCGATTCCTGGGTATTTTTGATACTGTCGCAGGAATCATAAACGTTCAGTCTGGCGACTTTTTCGCTCACAACGAACGCAACGATCCGGTCAAACTACACGTCGATTCTCGCAATGTCGGTCGAGTTTTGCACATCACTGCTTCAGACGAAAAACGAAAGAATTTTGCACTCAACAGCATTAGGAATTCTGATGGCACCCTTCCTGGTAATTTTAAAGAATTAGCCCTGCCCGGCGCGCATTCAGACATTGGCGGTGGATACGCCGAAGAGTCTATCGAAGATGTTCAACTCACCCCCGAATACCAATCCCCTCAAACCATTATAAGTGGCCGGAACAGACAAAGGAGTGGGATTCCCTCGAGATCCTAA
- a CDS encoding HlyC/CorC family transporter — protein sequence MSDDQSSRSQGNRSWLERISQAFSSGPESVEDVLEILRDAESENIIDADAMSIIEGAMQVIDMRVDEIMIPRSQMVTVKAAQEPKEFLGEIISSAHSRFPVIGDSQDDVIGVLLAKDLLPLALNNDVNWSRIREILRPPTFVPESKRLNQLLKEFKENRNHMAIVVDEYGGTAGLITIEDVLEQIVGEIEDEHDFDEETHIKARGDGSFAVKAVTPVDDFNEFFQTELDEEEFDTIGGVVLKEFGHLPRRGESVAFGGLQFTIANADNRVIRLLQVTRSEQ from the coding sequence ATGAGCGACGATCAGTCGAGTCGCAGTCAGGGCAACAGGTCCTGGCTGGAGCGTATATCACAGGCCTTCTCCAGCGGGCCTGAGTCCGTCGAGGACGTGCTGGAAATCCTGCGGGATGCGGAATCAGAGAACATTATCGACGCCGATGCCATGAGCATCATCGAAGGTGCCATGCAGGTCATCGACATGCGGGTGGACGAGATCATGATCCCCCGCTCCCAGATGGTCACTGTCAAGGCCGCCCAGGAACCAAAAGAATTTCTTGGCGAAATCATTTCCTCTGCACACAGTCGGTTTCCCGTCATTGGCGACAGCCAGGACGACGTCATTGGCGTATTGCTCGCCAAGGATCTTTTACCGCTGGCCCTCAATAATGACGTCAACTGGTCCCGTATACGCGAAATACTGCGACCACCGACGTTCGTGCCCGAAAGCAAGCGTCTTAACCAGTTGCTGAAAGAGTTCAAGGAAAACCGGAACCATATGGCCATTGTGGTGGATGAGTACGGCGGGACCGCCGGGCTGATCACCATTGAGGACGTGCTTGAACAGATTGTGGGTGAAATCGAGGACGAACACGACTTTGATGAGGAGACCCACATCAAAGCCCGGGGAGACGGCAGCTTTGCGGTAAAAGCGGTCACACCGGTGGACGACTTTAACGAGTTTTTCCAGACGGAGCTGGATGAGGAAGAGTTCGACACCATTGGCGGTGTGGTTCTCAAGGAATTCGGCCACCTGCCCAGGCGAGGTGAATCGGTTGCATTTGGCGGGCTGCAATTTACTATTGCGAACGCTGATAACCGAGTCATCCGTCTGCTGCAGGTAACCCGTAGTGAGCAATAA